The following coding sequences are from one Nicotiana tomentosiformis chromosome 3, ASM39032v3, whole genome shotgun sequence window:
- the LOC104098755 gene encoding zinc finger protein CONSTANS-LIKE 16-like: MMTSESKTANAIGGKTARACDSCLSKRARWFCPADDAFLCQSCDVSVHSANQLASRHERVRLETSSNKSTDTKFVDQTVSQPSWHQGFTRKARTPRNGKNKSTQIGQRKKDEENMVPEMGSEENSPDENEFENEEQLLYRVPVFDPFEAELCCTVPNEVVDETTTINDLDILLNSEDVCDDLGIPEFLSSEIELAEFAADVESLLGEEFRVVAEEEEQSRLINGSVEDNKAIKIEVEDEEMRAVVACHLDPELDMAREALNWDFEYEETVEQKVNMTAATEFVPSAECGGSKADAKRRLLLRLNYEAVISAWPNQSSPWTNGIRPHFNPDDCWPDFLETCIGEGGVHQPYGGGKVRGGDGGREERVSRYREKRRTRLFSKKIRYQVRKLNAEKRPRLKGRFVKRTTSFSPPGFPYLMNKR; encoded by the exons ATGATGACTAGTGAAAGCAAGACGGCAAATGCCATTGGAGGAAAAACAGCTAGAGCTTGTGATAGCTGTTTATCAAAGCGGGCTCGTTGGTTTTGCCCTGCTGATGATGCCTTTCTTTGTCAATCCTGTGATGTTTCAGTCCATTCAGCTAACCAATTAGCGAGTCGCCATGAAAGAGTTCGTCTTGAAACATCTTCTAATAAATCAACTGACACCAAATTCGTCGACCAAACTGTTTCTCAACCTTCTTGGCACCAAGGGTTTACTCGGAAGGCAAGAACACCAAGAAATGGTAAGAATAAAAGTACACAAATTGGACAACGGAAAAAGGACGAGGAAAATATGGTACCAGAAATGGGAAGTGAAGAAAACTCACCGGATGAAAATGAATTTGAAAATGAAGAGCAGCTTCTTTATCGCGTCCCTGTATTCGATCCCTTTGAAGCAGAACTCTGCTGCACAGTCCCAAATGAAGTGGTAGATGAAACCACTACAATTAATGACTTAGACATTTTGTTGAACAGTGAAGATGTATGCGATGATTTAGGGATTCCTGAGTTTCTATCTTCTGAGATTGAACTTGCTGAATTCGCTGCCGATGTTGAAAGCTTGTTAGGCGAAGAGTTTAGAGTAGtagcagaagaagaagaacagaGTCGGCTAATTAACGGTTCTGTTGAAGATAATAAGGCAATAAAGATTGAGGTTGAAGATGAAGAAATGAGAGCTGTTGTTGCTTGTCATTTGGATCCTGAATTGGACATGGCAAGGGAAGCGCTGAATTGGGATTTTGAATATGAAGAGACAGTTGAACAGAAGGTAAATATGACTGCAGCAACAGAGTTTGTCCCTAGTGCAGAATGTGGCGGCAGTAAAGCTGATGCAAAAAGGAGGCTGCTTTTGAGGCTTAATTATGAGGCAGTCATTAGTGCTTGGCCAAATCAATCTTCTCCCTGGACTAATGGAATCCGACCCCATTTCAATCCTGATGACTGCTGGCCTGATTTCTTG GAAACATGTATCGGAGAAGGAGGAGTTCATCAACCATATGGCGGGGGAAAAGTAAGAGGCGGGGATGGAGGAAGAGAAGAAAGGGTGTCACGTTACAGAGAGAAGAGGAGGACAAGATTGTTTTCCAAGAAAATTCGGTACCAAGTAAGGAAACTAAATGCTGAAAAAAGACCTCGTCTCAAAGGACGATTCGTTAAAAGGACGACGTCGTTTTCACCACCTGGTTTTCCGTACCTTATGAATAAACGATGA